Proteins found in one Rhodobacteraceae bacterium D3-12 genomic segment:
- a CDS encoding enoyl-ACP reductase, with protein sequence MGDRMKGKRGLVMGVANDRSIAWGIAKALAAEGAELAFTYQGEAFGKRVLPLAQSLGSDFIVDADVTDDASLDRAFAELGERWDRLDFLVHAIAYSNKDELTGRFLNTSRDNFKNSLDISCYSLIEVARRAEPMMSEGGTILTLTYQGSNRVVPNYNVMGVAKAALEATVRYLANDMGPQGIRVNAISPGPMKTLAGAAIGGARKTFKHTEGNAPMRANATLEAVGGTAVYLASDDGACTTGEIVRVDGGFHVLGMPQPEHL encoded by the coding sequence ATGGGCGATCGGATGAAGGGCAAACGCGGGCTGGTCATGGGGGTCGCGAATGACCGCTCGATCGCATGGGGTATCGCCAAAGCCTTGGCCGCTGAAGGGGCCGAGTTGGCATTTACCTATCAGGGCGAAGCCTTTGGCAAGCGGGTGTTGCCTTTGGCGCAATCGCTGGGGTCGGATTTCATTGTCGACGCGGATGTGACCGATGATGCCTCGCTGGATCGGGCTTTTGCCGAATTGGGAGAGCGCTGGGACCGGCTGGATTTTCTGGTTCACGCGATTGCCTATTCCAACAAGGACGAGTTGACGGGGCGGTTTTTGAACACCAGCCGCGACAACTTTAAAAACTCGCTCGATATCTCCTGCTATTCGCTGATCGAAGTGGCGCGCCGGGCCGAGCCGATGATGAGCGAGGGCGGCACCATCCTGACGCTGACGTATCAGGGCTCAAACCGGGTGGTTCCCAATTACAACGTCATGGGCGTGGCCAAGGCCGCTTTGGAAGCGACTGTGCGCTATCTTGCCAATGACATGGGGCCGCAGGGCATCCGGGTGAACGCAATTTCGCCGGGGCCGATGAAAACGCTGGCCGGTGCCGCGATTGGTGGGGCGCGCAAGACGTTCAAACACACCGAAGGCAATGCGCCGATGCGCGCCAATGCCACGCTTGAGGCGGTGGGCGGCACGGCGGTTTACCTTGCCTCCGACGATGGTGCCTGCACCACGGGCGAGATCGTGCGCGTCGATGGCGGCTTTCACGTTTTGGGCATGCCGCAGCCGGAACATCTCTGA
- a CDS encoding tRNA (guanine(46)-N(7))-methyltransferase TrmB: MNKTNHPSGAPWRNFYGRFKGKGLRDSQQSYLDEDLAKLSPGPVDWEVNPDRTPLDLAALFGERDIWLEIGFGGGEHMVHQAASNPDIGFIGAEPYINGVAMLLGKIRNAACDNIRIHPGDARDLFDVLPEASISRAFLLYPDPWPKKRHHRRRFVTPEHLAPLARVLKPGAIFRVATDIPDYVRQTLEQVPGHGFDWLAERPADWRDPWDDWISTRYEQKALREDRVPHYLTFVKR; this comes from the coding sequence ATGAACAAAACCAACCACCCCTCCGGCGCGCCTTGGCGCAACTTCTATGGTCGCTTCAAAGGCAAAGGCCTGCGCGACAGCCAACAATCCTATCTGGATGAGGATCTGGCCAAGCTTTCGCCCGGTCCGGTCGATTGGGAGGTGAACCCCGATCGCACCCCGCTCGACCTTGCCGCGCTGTTCGGCGAGCGCGACATCTGGCTTGAAATCGGCTTTGGCGGGGGCGAGCATATGGTGCATCAAGCCGCCTCGAACCCCGATATCGGATTCATCGGGGCCGAGCCCTACATCAACGGCGTTGCCATGCTGCTGGGTAAAATCCGCAATGCGGCCTGTGACAATATCCGCATTCACCCCGGCGATGCGCGTGATCTGTTCGACGTGCTGCCCGAAGCCTCGATCTCGCGCGCCTTCTTGCTCTATCCCGATCCCTGGCCGAAAAAGCGCCACCACCGCCGCCGCTTTGTCACGCCAGAGCACCTCGCCCCATTGGCGCGCGTTCTGAAACCCGGCGCGATCTTTCGCGTGGCGACAGACATCCCCGACTACGTGCGCCAAACCCTCGAACAGGTGCCCGGTCACGGCTTTGACTGGCTGGCCGAACGCCCCGCCGATTGGCGCGACCCATGGGATGACTGGATTTCAACACGTTATGAGCAAAAGGCCCTGCGCGAAGACCGCGTGCCGCACTACCTGACATTCGTGAAACGCTGA
- a CDS encoding DoxX family protein: MTNLLNIAAPAGRVLLALMFILSGAQKITGYAGTQGYMEAMGVPGALLPLVILLELGGGIALLVGWNARVAAFLLAGFCLVSGVIFHFLPARAMEGMEAQMQMILFLKNVSIAGGMLMVTALGAGPYALDTRGKPAAVKAA, encoded by the coding sequence ATGACGAACCTTCTTAATATTGCAGCGCCTGCCGGACGTGTGCTCTTGGCGCTGATGTTTATCCTTTCGGGTGCGCAGAAAATCACGGGCTATGCGGGCACGCAGGGCTATATGGAAGCGATGGGCGTGCCGGGGGCGTTGTTGCCGCTGGTGATCTTGCTGGAACTGGGCGGCGGGATCGCGTTGTTGGTTGGCTGGAACGCGCGCGTCGCGGCGTTTTTGCTGGCTGGGTTCTGCCTTGTCTCGGGCGTCATTTTCCACTTCCTGCCCGCGCGGGCCATGGAGGGGATGGAGGCACAGATGCAAATGATCTTGTTCCTCAAGAACGTGAGCATCGCGGGCGGCATGTTGATGGTAACGGCGCTCGGCGCGGGGCCATATGCGCTGGATACCCGTGGCAAGCCCGCCGCGGTGAAGGCGGCCTGA
- a CDS encoding glutathione S-transferase produces the protein MIFYDCSTAPSPRRARMFIAEKGLDIETREISLAKAEQLSDAFLAINPRATVPVLVTDDGTTLTENIAIAAYLDARFPEPPLLGSTPDERGEIAMWNAIAEGQCGMPVAETLRNSHPAMKGRALPGPLDLEQIPELAARGQQRLGAFFDLLEERLQNSAWVGGAQFSVADITAYVFVDFARVVKTRIPEANTATRAWYDGMAARPSAKL, from the coding sequence ATGATTTTCTATGATTGCTCAACCGCGCCCAGCCCCCGCCGCGCCCGCATGTTCATTGCCGAAAAAGGGTTGGACATCGAAACCCGCGAGATCAGCCTCGCCAAGGCCGAACAACTCTCCGACGCATTCCTTGCCATCAACCCGCGTGCCACAGTGCCGGTGCTTGTCACCGATGACGGCACCACCCTGACCGAAAACATCGCCATTGCCGCCTATCTCGATGCGCGCTTCCCCGAACCGCCGTTGCTTGGCTCCACCCCGGATGAACGCGGTGAAATCGCCATGTGGAACGCCATCGCCGAAGGCCAATGCGGCATGCCTGTGGCCGAAACCCTGCGCAATTCTCACCCGGCGATGAAAGGCCGCGCCCTGCCCGGCCCGCTCGATCTTGAACAAATCCCAGAGCTGGCCGCGCGTGGCCAACAACGGCTCGGCGCATTTTTCGACCTGCTGGAAGAGCGTTTGCAAAACAGCGCATGGGTCGGGGGCGCGCAGTTCTCCGTGGCCGATATCACCGCCTATGTGTTTGTCGATTTCGCCCGCGTGGTGAAAACCCGCATCCCCGAAGCCAATACCGCCACCCGCGCCTGGTATGACGGCATGGCTGCACGGCCAAGCGCCAAGCTCTGA
- a CDS encoding bile acid:sodium symporter family protein, producing the protein MLIDVGLPLSLAIIMFSLGLGLTFADFGRVLAMPRAVLTGLVMQMATVPLAAFALLYLFDLPPALAFGVMLLAFCPGGVTSNILTKLGGGNVALSITLTGVVSLLSVITVPLLTGWAATRFLGAAAPELNVTGIAMAMFAITAVPVLIGLLTRFIAPEGVARIEPIVSGLALVLFVVIVVAALASNWALFIDNIATLGPLLILLNIGLLALGMIVARLLGLSGGDALCISVEMGVQNAALGITVAGLVAQSAGISEYAVPAGVYGITMYLVTLPAIWIMRRMFNVTTTGATQ; encoded by the coding sequence ATGCTTATCGACGTTGGATTGCCGCTATCTCTGGCGATTATCATGTTTTCACTGGGCCTTGGCCTGACCTTCGCCGATTTCGGGCGTGTTCTGGCCATGCCGCGTGCGGTGTTGACCGGGCTTGTCATGCAAATGGCCACCGTGCCGCTGGCCGCCTTTGCGCTGCTCTACCTGTTTGATTTGCCCCCGGCTCTCGCCTTTGGCGTCATGCTGCTGGCGTTTTGCCCCGGCGGCGTGACCTCCAACATCCTGACCAAACTGGGTGGCGGCAACGTCGCGCTGTCGATCACCCTGACAGGGGTGGTGAGCCTGCTGTCGGTGATCACCGTGCCGCTGCTGACCGGCTGGGCCGCGACGCGCTTTCTCGGTGCCGCCGCGCCCGAGCTTAACGTCACCGGCATCGCCATGGCCATGTTCGCCATCACGGCCGTGCCGGTGCTGATCGGCCTGCTCACCCGCTTTATCGCGCCCGAGGGCGTCGCGCGGATTGAACCCATCGTCTCGGGCCTCGCACTTGTGCTGTTCGTGGTCATCGTTGTCGCCGCGCTGGCCAGCAACTGGGCGCTGTTCATCGACAATATCGCCACCCTCGGCCCGCTGCTGATCCTGCTCAACATCGGGCTACTTGCGCTCGGCATGATCGTCGCCCGCCTGCTTGGCCTCTCCGGGGGGGACGCGCTGTGTATCTCCGTCGAAATGGGCGTGCAGAATGCCGCCCTTGGCATCACCGTTGCCGGGCTGGTCGCGCAGAGCGCCGGAATCTCGGAATATGCTGTGCCTGCGGGGGTTTACGGCATCACCATGTATCTTGTCACCCTGCCCGCCATCTGGATCATGCGCCGCATGTTCAACGTCACCACAACCGGAGCCACCCAATGA
- a CDS encoding glutathione S-transferase, which produces MIVLHHLNRSRSFRILWLLEELGLEYELKSYRRDAKTNLAPPELSALHPLGKSPLLELDGRVIAESAAIVETLCARFAPQMIPETSSDAYISHLEAMHFAEGSVMTPILLNLYVGRLGEAGAPLHPRINDELTSHFAYMEQSLRPSGHFVLDQLSAADIMLSFPAQIALRLDRGADFPRLSGFVQAMSARPAFQAALAKAGPDA; this is translated from the coding sequence ATGATCGTTCTGCACCACCTCAATCGCTCGCGCTCTTTCCGCATTCTCTGGCTGCTTGAGGAACTGGGGCTGGAGTATGAGCTGAAAAGCTATCGCCGGGATGCCAAGACCAACCTCGCCCCGCCCGAGCTTTCTGCGCTGCACCCTCTGGGAAAATCGCCGCTGCTTGAACTCGACGGACGGGTGATCGCCGAATCCGCGGCCATCGTTGAAACGCTCTGCGCCCGCTTCGCGCCACAGATGATCCCCGAGACCAGCAGCGACGCCTATATCTCCCACCTCGAAGCGATGCATTTTGCCGAAGGCTCGGTGATGACGCCGATCCTGCTCAACCTCTATGTCGGGCGGCTGGGCGAGGCCGGAGCCCCGCTCCATCCACGCATCAACGACGAGCTGACCAGCCATTTCGCCTATATGGAACAGAGCCTGCGCCCCTCTGGCCATTTTGTGCTGGATCAGCTTTCTGCCGCCGACATCATGCTCAGCTTCCCGGCGCAGATCGCGCTGCGCCTTGATCGCGGCGCAGATTTTCCGCGCCTGTCGGGGTTTGTCCAAGCGATGTCAGCCCGCCCCGCCTTTCAAGCCGCCCTTGCCAAGGCCGGACCAGACGCCTGA
- the metK gene encoding methionine adenosyltransferase codes for MTRNNYVFTSESVSEGHPDKVCDRISDAVLDAFLAQEPEARVACETFATTNRVVIGGEVGLSDQDKLAEYMGKIDSIARDCIRDIGYEQDKFHWNTCEITNLLHEQSAHIAQGVDAAKDKDEGAGDQGIMFGYACNETDALMPAPIQFSHAILRRLAEVRKSGAEPALGPDAKSQLSIRYVDGKPVEATSIVLSTQHLDEALSSADVRAIVEPYIRDVLPEGWITASTEWHVNPTGKFVIGGPDGDAGLTGRKIIVDTYGGAAPHGGGAFSGKDPTKVDRSAAYAARYLAKNIVAAGMADRCTLQLSYAIGVAEPQSIFVDTHGTGQLADVEIEKAVRACMSLTPRGIRTHLGLNKPIFQRTAAYGHFGRQPSEDGGFSWEKTDLVDALKNAA; via the coding sequence ATGACCCGTAATAACTATGTCTTTACCTCGGAATCCGTGTCCGAGGGCCATCCTGATAAAGTCTGCGACCGCATTTCGGATGCCGTTCTTGACGCCTTTCTCGCACAGGAACCCGAAGCCCGCGTCGCTTGTGAAACCTTTGCGACGACCAACCGTGTCGTCATCGGCGGCGAAGTCGGTCTCTCGGATCAGGACAAGCTGGCCGAATACATGGGCAAAATCGACAGCATCGCCCGCGATTGCATCCGCGACATCGGCTATGAGCAGGACAAGTTCCACTGGAACACTTGCGAAATCACCAACCTGCTGCATGAGCAATCGGCCCATATCGCCCAAGGCGTTGACGCGGCCAAGGACAAGGACGAAGGCGCCGGCGACCAAGGCATCATGTTCGGCTATGCCTGTAACGAGACCGACGCGCTTATGCCCGCGCCGATCCAGTTTTCCCACGCCATCCTGCGCCGTCTGGCCGAAGTGCGTAAATCCGGCGCCGAGCCCGCGCTTGGCCCCGACGCCAAAAGCCAGCTCTCGATCCGCTATGTCGATGGCAAACCGGTCGAGGCAACCTCGATCGTGCTCTCGACCCAGCACCTCGACGAAGCGCTCAGCTCGGCTGACGTGCGCGCCATTGTAGAGCCCTACATCCGCGACGTGCTGCCCGAAGGCTGGATCACCGCCAGCACCGAATGGCACGTCAACCCGACCGGCAAATTCGTCATCGGTGGCCCCGATGGCGACGCGGGCCTGACCGGGCGCAAGATCATCGTTGACACCTATGGCGGCGCCGCGCCCCACGGCGGCGGTGCCTTTTCCGGCAAAGACCCGACCAAGGTTGACCGCTCGGCCGCCTATGCCGCGCGCTATCTGGCGAAAAACATTGTCGCCGCAGGCATGGCCGACCGCTGCACGCTGCAGCTCTCCTATGCCATCGGCGTGGCCGAGCCGCAGTCGATCTTTGTTGACACCCACGGCACGGGCCAGCTGGCCGATGTCGAGATCGAAAAAGCCGTGCGCGCCTGCATGTCGCTGACGCCGCGCGGCATCCGCACGCATCTCGGCCTGAACAAGCCGATCTTCCAGCGCACCGCCGCCTATGGCCACTTTGGTCGCCAGCCAAGCGAAGACGGCGGCTTCTCGTGGGAGAAAACCGATCTGGTCGACGCTCTCAAGAACGCAGCGTGA
- a CDS encoding hemolysin family protein, which yields MGDTSDGSSNAAQSAQVRPQKTETDTDTAAEMPPKTGFFRRIIDALSPSDTDNEPEREATDRPSEPMSPGMLNLRRLAVEDVMVPKADIISVPASITKDELVQLFRDSGLSRLPVYQDTLDTPIGMIHLKDLALQHGFNGGPKGRFSLKKMLRPLLFVPPSMPIGVLLAKMQSERRHLALVVDEYGGTDGLVSIEDLIEQVIGEIEDEHDQEETSLFTANPDGSWMAQAKTPLDEFEAEIGRSLTEHDDVDEEEIDTLGGLVFMLSGRVPVRGEVIKHPDGTEFEVMDADPRRIKRLRVRLPKSSAGKPGKPTSKPKPSNGDA from the coding sequence ATGGGCGACACGAGCGACGGGTCTTCTAATGCAGCGCAAAGCGCGCAGGTCAGACCCCAAAAGACCGAGACCGACACCGACACTGCGGCAGAGATGCCGCCGAAAACCGGGTTTTTCCGCCGCATTATCGACGCGCTAAGCCCTTCGGACACGGACAACGAACCGGAACGCGAAGCGACAGACAGGCCGTCAGAGCCGATGTCCCCCGGCATGTTGAACCTGCGCCGCCTTGCGGTCGAGGATGTGATGGTGCCCAAGGCCGATATCATCTCGGTCCCGGCCAGCATCACCAAGGACGAACTGGTGCAGCTGTTTCGCGACAGCGGCCTGTCGCGCTTGCCGGTCTATCAGGACACGCTCGACACCCCGATCGGCATGATCCACCTCAAGGACCTCGCGCTTCAGCACGGCTTCAACGGTGGCCCCAAGGGGCGGTTTTCGCTCAAGAAAATGCTGCGCCCGTTGTTGTTTGTGCCACCGTCGATGCCGATTGGCGTTTTGCTTGCCAAGATGCAAAGCGAACGGCGTCACCTTGCGCTGGTGGTTGATGAATATGGCGGCACCGACGGGCTTGTCTCGATCGAGGATCTGATCGAACAGGTCATCGGCGAGATCGAAGACGAGCACGATCAGGAGGAAACCAGCCTGTTCACTGCCAACCCGGATGGCAGCTGGATGGCGCAGGCCAAGACCCCGCTGGATGAGTTTGAGGCCGAAATCGGCCGCTCCCTGACCGAGCACGACGACGTGGACGAGGAAGAGATCGACACGCTGGGCGGGTTGGTCTTTATGCTGTCAGGCCGGGTTCCGGTACGCGGCGAGGTGATCAAACACCCCGATGGCACCGAATTCGAGGTGATGGACGCCGACCCGCGCCGCATCAAACGCCTGCGCGTGCGCTTGCCCAAATCATCAGCGGGCAAACCCGGCAAACCGACCAGCAAACCCAAGCCCAGCAACGGCGATGCCTGA
- a CDS encoding PhoH family protein, producing the protein MATTVLPPPPSDPEALSEHLVEFPDNRLLIELCGEYDRNLADIEQKLGVQILRRGNQLVVIGDDSSASEAVSVLGALYERLESGRHVDPGDVDRELRMDTSPGADATDQMEMFRGGRVEIRTRKKTVEPRTDAQKSYVQSLFSNELGFGIGPAGTGKTYLAVAVGVNMFIEGHVDRIILSRPAVEAGEKLGYLPGDMKDKVDPYMQPLYDALNDFLPSKQLAKLIEEKRIEIAPLAFMRGRTLANAFVVLDEAQNATTMQMKMFLTRLGEGSRMVITGDRTQIDLPRGVPSGLADAERLLKTIPNISFNYFTAKDVVRHPLVAAIIEAYDAADPAKPA; encoded by the coding sequence TTGGCCACCACCGTGCTTCCCCCGCCTCCCTCTGATCCCGAAGCCCTCAGCGAGCATCTGGTTGAGTTCCCGGACAATCGCCTGCTGATCGAACTTTGCGGCGAATATGACCGTAACCTCGCGGATATAGAGCAAAAATTGGGAGTGCAGATCCTGCGCCGGGGCAATCAATTGGTGGTCATCGGCGATGACTCCTCGGCGAGCGAGGCCGTCTCGGTGCTCGGCGCGCTCTATGAACGGCTCGAATCGGGGCGGCATGTTGATCCCGGCGATGTTGACCGCGAATTGCGCATGGATACGAGCCCCGGCGCGGATGCGACCGACCAGATGGAAATGTTTCGCGGTGGCCGGGTCGAAATCCGCACCCGCAAGAAAACCGTCGAGCCGCGCACCGACGCTCAGAAATCCTATGTCCAGAGCCTGTTTTCCAACGAGCTCGGCTTTGGCATCGGTCCGGCGGGCACCGGCAAGACCTATTTGGCGGTGGCGGTGGGCGTGAACATGTTCATCGAAGGCCATGTTGATCGCATCATCCTGTCGCGTCCGGCGGTCGAGGCGGGCGAAAAGCTCGGCTATCTGCCCGGCGATATGAAGGACAAGGTCGACCCGTACATGCAGCCGCTTTACGATGCGCTGAATGATTTCCTGCCCTCCAAGCAGCTGGCCAAACTGATCGAAGAGAAACGCATCGAGATCGCGCCGCTGGCCTTTATGCGCGGGCGCACGCTCGCCAATGCCTTTGTTGTGCTGGACGAGGCGCAGAACGCCACGACCATGCAGATGAAGATGTTCCTGACCCGGCTTGGCGAAGGCTCGCGCATGGTGATCACCGGCGACCGCACCCAGATCGACCTGCCGCGCGGGGTGCCGTCGGGCTTGGCCGATGCCGAGCGCCTGCTGAAAACCATTCCGAACATCAGCTTCAATTACTTCACGGCCAAGGACGTGGTGCGCCACCCGCTGGTCGCTGCAATTATCGAGGCTTATGACGCCGCCGACCCGGCCAAACCGGCCTAA
- a CDS encoding OmpA family protein, with the protein MAKKISKTVNALVSGIAAAALGVVMTVSAEAQETTKRVIQGEEYIPTIWVDPDGCEHWVMDDGVEGYMSPHTNRQGIPVCRKGNLCGVMYSDQYFATDSARISKNGKARLREFFAKTDARAFIIAGHTDSRASDEYNIRLSMRRAASVAKVGQGAGAKILDVRGYGERMPVAANNSAKGMAKNRRVEIMCIR; encoded by the coding sequence GTGGCGAAAAAGATTTCGAAAACAGTGAACGCGCTCGTGAGTGGCATCGCTGCCGCTGCTCTGGGTGTGGTTATGACGGTCAGCGCCGAGGCGCAGGAGACCACAAAACGCGTCATTCAGGGTGAAGAGTATATTCCTACCATCTGGGTTGACCCGGACGGATGCGAACATTGGGTGATGGACGACGGTGTCGAAGGCTACATGAGCCCCCACACCAATCGTCAGGGCATTCCGGTCTGCCGCAAGGGGAACCTTTGTGGCGTTATGTACTCGGATCAGTATTTCGCAACCGACAGCGCGCGGATTTCGAAAAACGGCAAGGCCCGCCTGCGCGAGTTCTTTGCCAAGACCGACGCACGGGCGTTCATCATCGCAGGGCACACCGACAGCCGTGCCTCGGATGAATACAACATCCGTCTTTCGATGCGGCGCGCAGCCTCGGTGGCCAAAGTCGGCCAAGGCGCTGGTGCCAAGATTCTTGACGTGCGCGGATATGGCGAACGTATGCCGGTGGCGGCGAATAACTCCGCCAAGGGCATGGCCAAGAACCGCCGCGTTGAAATCATGTGCATCCGCTGA